The Sphaeramia orbicularis unplaced genomic scaffold, fSphaOr1.1, whole genome shotgun sequence genome includes a region encoding these proteins:
- the LOC115416217 gene encoding oligodendrocyte-myelin glycoprotein: MRALTMAARPASALCLLLPLLLPLLLLWGLLGGQVLSICPAVCSCSRGHRVVDCSSRGLTKLPPGLQHNIRFLNLSFNSLQDVDAQLSHYAHLRTLDMSYNRLETLPPALPRSLWDIRATGNLLRSLDKNDTAYHWNLKFLDLSDNELERIVFINNTLPGLQTLNLSHNRFWTVPTNMPHNLQSVDLSHNYLVQILPGSLDRLPKLTQFYLHANRFSWLSEGVFDKLSGLQLMTLGDNPWACEEEENITKLLQWAEQTRATVRGCPCYTRPVCGQAHLAAPGGEWHSALFTEPPLWVDGGGEGPDRTAEVTSGYQAKSALFETGIYHNSRGGNDSAEPVVFEWTSSSSSVGFTKRTSTTARPRSFHQQTRVATSHNRGRGLLSDTPSTSLTVLSS; the protein is encoded by the exons AGCTCTGACCATGGCCGCCCGCCCCGCCTCGGCGCTCTGCCTGCTCCTCCCCCTGCTCCTCCCCCTGCTGCTGCTGTGGGGGCTGCTGGGAGGCCAGGTGCTGTCCATCTGCCCCGCCGTGTGCTCATGCAGCCGTGGACACCGCGTGGTGGACTGCTCGTCACGAGGCCTAACCAAGCTGCCGCCCGGTCTGCAGCACAACATTCGCTTTCTGAACCTGTCGTTCAACAG CCTGCAGGACGTGGACGCTCAGCTGAGCCACTACGCCCACCTGCGGACCCTGGACATGTCCTACAACCGCCTGGAGACGCTGCCCCCCGCCCTGCCGCGCTCCCTCTGGGACATCCGAGCCACGGGGAACCTCCTGCGCTCGCTGGACAAGAACGACACGGCGTACCACTGGAACCTGAAGTTCCTGGACCTGTCGGACAACGAGCTGGAGCGGATCGTGTTCATCAACAACACGCTGCCCGGCCTCCAGACGCTCAACCTGAGCCACAACCGCTTCTGGACCGTCCCCACCAACATGCCGCACAACCTGCAGAGCGTCGACCTGTCCCATAACTACCTGGTGCAGATCCTGCCGGGTTCTCTGGACCGGCTGCCCAAACTGACCCAGTTCTACCTGCACGCCAACCGCTTCTCGTGGCTGTCGGAGGGCGTCTTCGATAAACTGTCGGGTCTGCAGCTGATGACTTTGGGCGATAACCCGTGGGCGTGCGAAGAGGAAGAAAACATCACCAAGCTCCTGCAGTGGGCCGAGCAGACCCGCGCCACGGTCCGCGGCTGCCCCTGTTACACCAGACCCGTGTGCGGCCAAGCCCACCTGGCGGCGCCGGGGGGGGAGTGGCACTCCGCCCTGTTCACAGAGCCCCCGCTGTGGGTGGACGGCGGAGGCGAAGGGCCTGACAGGACAGCGGAGGTCACGTCCGGTTACCAGGCCAAATCTGCGCTTTTTGAAACCGGAATATATCACAACAGCAGAGGGGGGAACGACTCTGCGGAGCCCGTGGTGTTTGAGTGGACGTCGTCCTCCAGTTCTGTCGGTTTCACCAAACGCACAAGCACAACAGCTCGCCCTCGCTCATTCCACCAACAGACCAGAGTGGCCACCTCCCACAACAGAGGCCGGGGACTCCTTAGTGACACTCCAAGCACCTCTCTGACTGTTTTATCCTCCTAA